In a single window of the Caproicibacterium sp. BJN0003 genome:
- a CDS encoding Spy0128 family protein: protein MTAEIPVYKVISGGTPDKAETFTFILTALNNAPMPSESADGIKTADISGAGSTTFGAITYTEPGDYNYTISEVKKDSTAYEYDATVYRLTVQVTWKKEPAGELQTVMYLVKQGDAAKQTEAVFTNQYIAATESSNSSVEVIGNDTPPSYTTDTPKTGDTSRDDIWWLLIGVAAIGIEIALWIAMRKQKD from the coding sequence GTGACAGCGGAAATCCCGGTATATAAGGTGATTAGTGGGGGTACGCCGGACAAGGCCGAAACGTTTACTTTTATATTGACGGCTTTGAATAATGCTCCGATGCCTTCAGAGAGTGCGGATGGTATTAAAACCGCGGACATCTCAGGAGCTGGAAGCACAACATTTGGCGCTATTACTTATACGGAACCGGGGGATTATAACTATACCATCAGCGAAGTCAAAAAAGATAGTACCGCGTATGAGTATGATGCAACGGTATACCGCCTTACAGTCCAAGTTACATGGAAAAAAGAGCCGGCTGGTGAACTGCAGACAGTAATGTACCTTGTTAAGCAGGGTGATGCAGCCAAACAGACAGAAGCGGTTTTTACCAACCAATATATTGCTGCCACAGAGAGTTCCAATTCATCGGTTGAGGTGATAGGCAACGATACACCACCGTCATACACAACAGACACCCCAAAAACAGGTGACACATCGCGTGATGATATCTGGTGGCTGCTGATTGGAGTAGCCGCAATTGGAATCGAAATCGCGCTTTGGATTGCCATGCGAAAGCAGAAAGATTAG
- the lepB gene encoding signal peptidase I, with protein sequence MRLRHRQARILKGAAFGHDFHKAPIWKILSITMLVLLLAIGMLQIPQKHVVQGLSMEPTLNEGDNLYYTKFHNPTYGDLIIFQTQNPKYGYMVKRVIGLAGDRISVNADGSVIRNGEPLIEPYIKVDKLGNSTMAEVTVEKGKLFVLGDNRAVSIDSRDTTIGQIPRESVYGTITRSVHIFR encoded by the coding sequence ATGAGGCTTAGACATAGGCAAGCGCGGATATTGAAAGGCGCAGCTTTCGGTCATGATTTTCATAAGGCTCCCATATGGAAAATTTTAAGTATTACTATGTTAGTGTTGCTATTGGCAATTGGTATGTTACAGATTCCTCAGAAGCATGTAGTGCAAGGACTCTCTATGGAACCAACTCTAAATGAGGGCGACAATTTGTATTATACAAAGTTTCACAATCCGACGTACGGCGATCTGATTATATTTCAGACTCAGAACCCCAAATATGGCTACATGGTTAAGCGTGTAATTGGACTTGCAGGAGACCGGATATCAGTGAACGCTGATGGCAGCGTAATCCGCAACGGAGAGCCGCTGATCGAACCATATATTAAAGTGGACAAGCTAGGAAATAGTACTATGGCAGAGGTTACAGTAGAAAAAGGCAAGTTGTTTGTTCTTGGTGACAACCGTGCTGTTTCTATTGACAGCCGCGACACAACAATCGGACAAATCCCCAGAGAATCAGTTTATGGTACTATTACCCGTTCCGTTCATATATTTCGATAG
- a CDS encoding replication-associated recombination protein A, with amino-acid sequence MASPLADRLRPKTLDEIVGQRHLLAPGRPLRKIIESGEIPNMVFYGPSGVGKTTLARYIARQTNKKLCKLNGTTASTADIRKIVESIGTLDAVNGILLYLDEIQYFNKKQQQTLLEFIENGDITLIASTTENPYFYVYSAILSRSTVFEFKIVTPEEVIPAVERAFRFLSEERGEEISVSEKAIQLIATACGGDVRKAMNAAELCALSAEEKDGAFVVTEELADELTQRSALRYDREGDEHYDIVSAYQKSMRGSDPNAALHYLARLLEAGDLPSACRRLMVCAAEDVGLAYPQILSIVNAAVSIAQQVGLPEARIPLADAVVLVCQAPKSNSVYLGINQAMEDVEKGEIGAIPRQLQNRHYDGEDAERKGQFYQYPHDFTNHWVKQQYLPDILKNKEYYLPGENKIEQSFAAYWKQIKNF; translated from the coding sequence TTGGCTTCTCCGTTAGCAGATAGACTTCGCCCTAAAACTTTAGATGAAATCGTTGGGCAGCGCCATCTTTTGGCACCGGGCAGACCGCTTCGGAAAATCATTGAAAGCGGAGAAATTCCCAATATGGTTTTTTATGGGCCCAGTGGGGTAGGAAAAACCACTTTGGCGCGTTATATTGCGCGCCAGACCAATAAAAAATTATGCAAGCTGAATGGAACGACAGCCAGCACTGCTGATATTCGTAAGATTGTAGAATCCATCGGGACACTAGATGCCGTTAATGGAATTTTACTCTATTTAGATGAGATTCAATATTTTAATAAGAAGCAGCAGCAGACGCTTTTGGAATTTATTGAAAACGGGGATATTACACTGATTGCTTCCACAACCGAAAATCCTTATTTTTATGTATATAGTGCAATTTTAAGCCGTTCAACGGTTTTTGAGTTTAAAATTGTTACGCCGGAAGAAGTAATTCCTGCAGTGGAACGGGCATTTCGATTTCTTTCAGAAGAGAGAGGAGAAGAAATTTCTGTTTCGGAAAAGGCGATTCAGCTAATTGCCACTGCCTGCGGTGGAGATGTGCGAAAAGCGATGAATGCGGCGGAACTTTGCGCTCTATCTGCAGAAGAAAAAGACGGCGCATTCGTTGTGACCGAAGAGCTTGCAGATGAACTGACGCAGCGCAGTGCCCTTCGCTATGACAGAGAAGGCGACGAGCACTATGATATTGTATCGGCTTATCAAAAGTCCATGCGCGGTTCGGATCCAAATGCTGCATTGCATTATCTGGCACGGCTTTTAGAGGCGGGAGATTTACCGAGTGCCTGCCGCCGATTAATGGTTTGTGCGGCAGAAGATGTGGGGTTAGCTTATCCTCAGATCCTTTCGATTGTAAATGCGGCGGTTTCCATTGCACAGCAGGTGGGACTGCCAGAGGCACGAATTCCGCTGGCAGATGCGGTTGTATTGGTTTGTCAGGCACCAAAAAGCAATTCTGTGTATCTTGGAATTAATCAGGCAATGGAAGATGTGGAAAAGGGAGAGATAGGGGCAATTCCGAGGCAGCTGCAAAATCGCCATTATGATGGAGAAGATGCAGAACGAAAGGGCCAGTTTTATCAATATCCTCATGATTTTACAAATCATTGGGTAAAACAGCAGTATTTGCCTGATATTTTGAAAAATAAGGAATATTATCTTCCAGGAGAGAATAAGATAGAACAGTCCTTTGCAGCATATTGGAAACAAATTAAGAATTTTTAA
- a CDS encoding cysteine hydrolase family protein, whose amino-acid sequence MKRLLMVIDYQVDFVSGSLGFPKASLLEGPICQKIQEAKARGDTIVYTMDTHENNYLSTLEGKNLPIPHCIRGTAGWHLYGEVNDLLKDARCFQKSSFGCAQLIPYLQKEDFEEVELCGLVSNICVLSNAVLVKAALPQAQVIVDAKCTDCADTAKNQEALNVLEGLQVKVLNRK is encoded by the coding sequence ATGAAACGGCTTTTGATGGTAATCGACTACCAAGTAGACTTTGTTTCCGGAAGTCTCGGCTTTCCCAAAGCATCTCTTCTAGAAGGCCCCATCTGCCAAAAGATACAGGAGGCAAAAGCGCGTGGTGATACCATTGTCTATACAATGGACACACATGAAAATAATTACCTTTCTACTTTAGAAGGAAAAAATTTACCGATCCCACACTGTATCCGCGGCACTGCAGGATGGCATCTCTATGGTGAAGTAAACGATCTTTTAAAAGACGCACGCTGCTTCCAAAAAAGCAGTTTTGGCTGTGCGCAACTGATTCCATATCTTCAGAAAGAAGACTTTGAAGAAGTCGAACTTTGTGGACTTGTAAGCAACATTTGTGTTCTTTCAAATGCCGTTCTCGTGAAAGCTGCCCTTCCTCAGGCACAAGTTATCGTCGATGCCAAATGTACTGACTGCGCCGATACAGCAAAAAATCAGGAAGCGCTCAACGTTCTGGAAGGATTGCAGGTAAAGGTTCTAAATCGAAAATAA
- a CDS encoding Spy0128 family protein, with amino-acid sequence MNVRKSKTGKVIGAVLAFVLTVLPTTTAAFALTPKIYNNKASITVGKTITATESGVFPAINEFQFLLDPVSYTPGPTNPDSIKYTSANLPMPGGKTGQQAINVDGFLTNAPGTSQKKTATSDPITYTQTGVYTYKLTENIPENPVAGVTYDNTVYYVNVYVTNVLNDDGTPLLDKDGKPVVNVSAITAWKGTNTSKLDPMGADNGGVAPDPNAADGKIGITVPTGTDDGVRNIAYPFVNNYSTASLYVTKLVTGDMADPNQEFSFTLGLSSAAGKADSANYAYEVYNMGNDQAVGGGDDTLASNGSITDSGNFQIKHNQYIKVIGLPTGEKVTTTEAGTADYKTTISVDHGNTVTPGTLTTVATKVTANKTTGEQTIFSGDGAVNQENFVNDKQSIPPTGVVMTILPYALLVALVGFGAVIIFKKRRVNE; translated from the coding sequence ATGAATGTACGAAAAAGCAAAACCGGTAAGGTGATAGGTGCGGTTCTCGCATTTGTTCTAACGGTACTTCCTACGACGACAGCTGCCTTTGCCCTTACACCGAAAATCTACAACAACAAAGCAAGCATCACCGTTGGCAAGACCATTACGGCAACTGAATCAGGTGTATTCCCAGCTATCAACGAATTTCAATTTCTATTGGACCCTGTAAGCTATACACCTGGTCCTACGAATCCCGATTCGATCAAGTATACTTCTGCGAACTTACCGATGCCAGGCGGTAAAACCGGTCAACAGGCTATCAATGTGGACGGCTTTTTAACCAACGCCCCTGGCACGTCACAAAAAAAGACTGCCACATCGGACCCTATCACCTATACACAAACAGGTGTGTATACATATAAGTTAACAGAAAATATCCCAGAAAATCCAGTCGCCGGTGTGACATATGATAACACCGTATACTATGTTAATGTTTATGTTACCAACGTACTGAACGACGATGGAACGCCTTTGTTGGATAAAGACGGCAAACCTGTGGTGAATGTCAGTGCGATTACTGCATGGAAGGGTACCAACACATCCAAACTTGATCCTATGGGGGCAGATAACGGCGGTGTTGCTCCAGATCCTAACGCTGCAGACGGAAAGATCGGCATCACGGTCCCAACTGGAACTGACGATGGTGTTCGTAACATTGCATATCCCTTTGTAAACAATTATAGCACAGCGAGTTTGTACGTTACAAAACTTGTAACCGGCGATATGGCTGACCCGAATCAGGAATTTTCCTTTACGTTAGGTCTGTCTTCGGCTGCAGGAAAAGCTGACAGTGCAAACTATGCATATGAAGTTTACAATATGGGCAATGATCAGGCAGTCGGTGGCGGCGACGATACTTTGGCCAGCAACGGCAGCATTACAGACAGCGGAAATTTTCAAATCAAGCATAATCAGTATATCAAGGTTATCGGTCTTCCTACTGGTGAAAAAGTTACCACCACTGAAGCCGGAACAGCTGATTATAAGACGACCATTTCCGTCGATCACGGCAATACTGTGACCCCCGGTACGCTTACCACAGTTGCTACCAAAGTAACCGCAAATAAGACAACCGGAGAACAGACCATTTTCTCAGGTGATGGTGCGGTCAACCAGGAGAATTTTGTGAACGATAAACAGTCCATCCCGCCAACTGGTGTGGTGATGACAATTCTCCCTTATGCATTGTTAGTGGCTCTTGTAGGCTTTGGCGCAGTAATAATCTTTAAGAAGCGCAGAGTTAACGAATAA
- the srtB gene encoding class B sortase, which translates to MKRVERKRNYIWVILLVVSAAVFLLSASKLVSGYAISAAEESEFKTLAQHVGLAQQDTSSSCENSAILQQYTELLKENSEFGGWIRIPGTKIDYPVMFTPDEPEKYLNRSFLGEYSYKGVPFIGAGCSIAPRSQNIIIYGHHMKDGSMFATLERYKNEEFWHEHPTIYFSTLYEKGEYEVFAAIETDIYAAQDLRCYSYINKSDQTDFKKYISAIQQASLYNTGIDVKYSDELLTLSTCSYHTNDGRFVVVAKKIIN; encoded by the coding sequence ATGAAACGCGTGGAAAGAAAAAGAAATTATATATGGGTGATTCTACTAGTAGTCAGTGCGGCAGTGTTTTTGTTATCCGCTTCCAAGTTAGTATCCGGTTATGCAATTTCTGCTGCGGAGGAAAGCGAGTTTAAAACGTTGGCGCAGCATGTTGGGCTTGCACAGCAAGATACGTCTTCATCATGTGAGAATTCAGCAATTTTGCAGCAATATACTGAACTTTTAAAAGAAAATTCTGAGTTTGGAGGATGGATCAGAATCCCAGGCACGAAGATCGATTATCCTGTGATGTTTACTCCTGATGAACCGGAAAAATACCTAAATCGGTCCTTTTTAGGCGAATATTCTTACAAAGGGGTCCCATTCATCGGAGCAGGATGTTCCATCGCTCCCCGAAGTCAAAACATCATCATATACGGGCATCATATGAAGGATGGTTCTATGTTCGCAACGCTAGAACGTTACAAGAATGAGGAATTCTGGCACGAGCATCCGACCATTTACTTTAGTACGCTTTATGAAAAAGGGGAATATGAAGTCTTTGCAGCCATTGAAACAGACATTTATGCTGCTCAGGATTTACGTTGTTACAGTTATATTAATAAAAGTGACCAAACAGATTTTAAAAAATATATTTCGGCCATTCAACAGGCATCACTCTATAATACCGGTATTGACGTGAAATATTCCGATGAACTGCTGACCCTTTCCACATGCAGTTACCATACTAACGATGGTCGCTTTGTGGTAGTGGCAAAGAAAATAATTAATTAA
- the srtB gene encoding class B sortase, which yields MERLFNIAIGVSLVLILLYGGYVLWDAYMVYSRAGVPDEIMKYKPSPSNPTLSELQKINPDVCAWLTVGGTKINYPVLQGKNNTEYLNCDIYKNYSLSGSVFLDYRNNRNFTDLYSLIYGHHMDDGVMFGDLTKFGDETYFDAHRTGQLLVPGKTYNLEIYAYLHVDAYESPMFDVDLSEKDYAARLDYIRKSAVYYQDVGVKSSDRIVALSTCSSATTNGRSIVVAKLVEYA from the coding sequence ATGGAAAGACTGTTCAATATCGCGATAGGTGTCTCGCTTGTACTCATTCTTCTGTATGGTGGTTATGTATTGTGGGACGCATATATGGTATATAGTCGAGCGGGTGTCCCTGACGAGATTATGAAATACAAACCTTCCCCCTCCAATCCTACCCTCTCGGAGCTTCAAAAGATCAATCCGGATGTTTGCGCTTGGCTCACGGTGGGCGGTACAAAAATCAATTACCCGGTGCTACAGGGTAAAAATAATACGGAATACCTCAACTGCGATATTTACAAAAACTATTCCCTGAGTGGGAGTGTATTTCTTGACTACCGCAACAACAGAAATTTTACAGATTTGTACTCACTGATCTACGGCCATCATATGGACGATGGTGTAATGTTCGGCGACCTCACAAAATTCGGGGACGAGACATATTTTGATGCACATCGGACCGGACAACTTCTTGTCCCTGGAAAGACGTACAATCTGGAAATTTATGCTTATCTCCATGTGGACGCTTATGAATCTCCTATGTTTGATGTGGATCTGAGTGAAAAAGATTATGCGGCGCGATTAGACTATATTAGAAAATCGGCAGTATATTATCAGGACGTGGGGGTCAAATCGAGTGACCGGATTGTGGCGCTATCGACTTGCTCATCCGCAACAACTAATGGGCGCTCTATCGTGGTGGCAAAGCTGGTGGAATATGCATGA
- a CDS encoding flavin reductase, translated as MKREILSSLSYGIYALGVTNGKCASACIVNTVTQVTNQPDRILVSVSHDNYSCQCIKETGIFTVSVLSEDTSGAVIGALGFASGKNGDKLANIRYKMLREGVPVIKENICCWFLCQVENQMETDTHTIFFARVLAGSEKTERVPMTYDYYRRAIKGTVPKNSPVYFPARPDDKEENDQSFTCRICKFVYDDPIVPFEELPDDWECPICGSPKSVFVRNL; from the coding sequence ATGAAAAGAGAGATCCTTTCGAGCTTATCATACGGGATTTATGCACTTGGCGTAACCAATGGAAAATGTGCATCGGCCTGTATTGTCAATACCGTCACCCAGGTTACAAATCAGCCTGATCGTATTCTTGTAAGTGTCAGCCATGATAATTACAGTTGTCAGTGCATCAAAGAAACAGGTATTTTTACAGTCAGCGTATTGAGTGAAGATACTTCTGGAGCGGTAATTGGCGCTCTTGGTTTTGCATCCGGAAAAAATGGAGATAAGCTTGCAAACATTCGTTATAAGATGTTGCGAGAGGGCGTTCCTGTTATTAAAGAGAATATTTGTTGTTGGTTTCTTTGTCAGGTAGAAAATCAGATGGAAACTGATACACATACCATCTTTTTTGCAAGAGTCCTTGCAGGAAGCGAAAAGACGGAGCGAGTTCCAATGACTTATGATTATTATCGTCGTGCGATTAAAGGAACCGTTCCAAAAAATTCACCGGTTTATTTTCCGGCAAGACCGGACGATAAGGAAGAAAATGATCAGAGCTTTACTTGCCGAATTTGTAAATTCGTCTATGATGATCCGATTGTTCCATTTGAAGAATTGCCAGATGATTGGGAGTGCCCAATTTGTGGTTCTCCGAAATCCGTATTTGTGCGAAACTTATAG
- the uraA gene encoding uracil permease produces MSKKIIGVREKPPLRQAIPLSIQHMFAMFGASVLVPSLFHINPAIVLLMNGLGTLFFIFVTKAESPAYLGSSFAFIAPAIIVMTQHGDPFFPNYPANPTAEQVAQHMDAFSYAQGGFVAVGLLGCVLAAIVYKFGTNWIDVILPPAAMGPVVALIGLELAGNAASTGGMLPANGASVDPKNFAVFAITLCVAVFGSVLFRKFLSVIPILIAIVCGYVAACCFGLVDFTAMQEASVFSLPHFQLAKFDINAILTMIPVLLVITSEHIGHQIVTSEIVGRNLLKDPGLHRSLLGDNFSTAVSGLIGSVPTTTYGENIGVMAITKVYSVWVIGGAAALSILCSFIGKFSALISTIPGPVIGGISFLLYGMIGASGLRILVDKKVDFGKARNQALTAIVFVTGLSGISLNIGDVQLKGMVLACIVGMAMGILFYIFDRLHLTNDQDEECE; encoded by the coding sequence ATGAGCAAGAAAATTATTGGAGTGAGGGAGAAGCCACCCCTTCGGCAGGCAATCCCACTAAGTATTCAGCACATGTTCGCGATGTTTGGGGCTTCGGTGCTGGTCCCGTCTTTATTTCACATTAACCCTGCAATTGTGCTTTTAATGAATGGTTTGGGAACTTTGTTCTTTATCTTCGTGACAAAGGCCGAATCCCCAGCTTATCTTGGTTCCAGTTTTGCATTTATTGCTCCGGCAATTATTGTGATGACACAGCATGGGGATCCGTTCTTCCCAAATTATCCTGCTAACCCGACAGCAGAGCAGGTCGCGCAGCATATGGACGCTTTTTCTTATGCACAGGGCGGATTTGTAGCAGTCGGACTTCTTGGCTGTGTGCTGGCAGCAATCGTTTATAAGTTCGGCACAAATTGGATTGATGTGATTTTACCCCCTGCAGCAATGGGCCCAGTCGTTGCGCTGATTGGTTTGGAACTTGCAGGCAACGCGGCTTCTACCGGAGGAATGTTACCGGCAAACGGTGCTTCCGTTGATCCGAAAAATTTTGCGGTATTTGCAATTACACTTTGTGTCGCTGTATTTGGTTCTGTTTTGTTCCGTAAGTTTTTAAGTGTCATTCCTATTTTGATTGCAATTGTCTGCGGATATGTGGCAGCTTGCTGCTTTGGATTGGTGGATTTTACAGCAATGCAAGAAGCAAGCGTATTTTCACTGCCGCATTTTCAGCTTGCTAAGTTTGATATCAATGCGATTCTTACGATGATTCCAGTACTGCTTGTGATTACGAGCGAACATATTGGACATCAGATTGTTACCAGCGAGATTGTTGGAAGGAATCTTTTAAAAGATCCTGGTTTACATCGTTCTCTTCTCGGCGATAATTTTTCCACGGCTGTATCCGGCTTGATCGGTTCTGTTCCGACCACGACTTATGGCGAAAATATTGGCGTAATGGCGATTACAAAGGTATACAGTGTTTGGGTAATTGGCGGTGCGGCTGCGCTTTCCATTCTTTGCTCATTTATCGGTAAATTTTCTGCTTTGATTTCGACAATCCCGGGTCCTGTTATTGGTGGAATTTCGTTTTTACTTTATGGAATGATCGGTGCTTCCGGATTGCGAATTTTGGTTGACAAAAAAGTCGATTTTGGCAAAGCAAGAAATCAAGCATTGACGGCAATCGTCTTTGTAACCGGACTTTCCGGAATTTCCCTGAATATCGGGGATGTTCAGCTAAAAGGAATGGTACTTGCATGCATCGTGGGAATGGCTATGGGAATTCTATTCTATATTTTTGATCGTCTGCATTTGACAAATGATCAGGACGAAGAGTGTGAATAA
- the glyA gene encoding serine hydroxymethyltransferase, with amino-acid sequence MYNDMMDTIGFVKKSDPEVSDAMQQELSRQRRNLELIASENIVSPAVMAAMGSVLTNKYAEGYPGKRYYGGCQYVDIVENIARDRACKLFGAEHANVQPHSGAQANLAVYFAFLKPGDTVMGMSLSEGGHLTHGSPVNMSGSYYHFVPYGVSPETGRIDYDKVKEQAMECKPKMIVAGASAYPRIIDFEKFREIADSCGAMLMVDMAHIAGLVAAGLHPNPVEWADIVTTTTHKTLRGPRGGMILCKEKYAKAIDKAIFPGTQGGPLMHVIAGKAVCLGEALKPEFKEYGKRIVANAQALAQGLLNRGVHLVSGGTDNHLMMVDLTGLELTGKELEHRLDEVRITANKNTVPNEQRSPFVTSGLRLGTPAVTTRGLKPEDMDVVAECIALAINDFDNSKETILGKVNAICEKYPLYEN; translated from the coding sequence ATGTATAACGATATGATGGATACCATTGGGTTTGTAAAAAAATCAGATCCGGAAGTTAGCGATGCAATGCAGCAGGAGCTTTCTCGTCAGCGCAGAAATTTGGAATTGATTGCATCGGAGAATATTGTTTCACCGGCTGTTATGGCAGCGATGGGCAGCGTATTAACGAATAAGTATGCAGAAGGCTATCCGGGCAAGCGGTATTACGGCGGCTGTCAGTATGTAGATATCGTGGAGAATATTGCAAGAGACCGTGCCTGCAAACTTTTTGGCGCAGAGCACGCAAATGTGCAGCCACATTCCGGCGCACAGGCAAACCTGGCGGTTTATTTTGCATTTCTAAAGCCCGGAGATACCGTGATGGGGATGAGCCTTTCAGAAGGTGGACATCTGACCCATGGTTCTCCTGTTAATATGTCCGGCAGCTATTATCATTTTGTCCCGTATGGAGTTAGTCCCGAGACCGGACGAATTGATTATGATAAAGTCAAAGAACAGGCGATGGAGTGCAAGCCGAAGATGATTGTTGCGGGAGCCAGTGCATATCCTCGTATCATTGATTTTGAAAAGTTTCGTGAGATTGCCGACAGCTGTGGTGCTATGCTGATGGTGGATATGGCGCATATTGCCGGCTTAGTTGCAGCCGGACTTCATCCGAATCCGGTTGAGTGGGCGGATATCGTTACGACTACGACGCACAAGACGCTTCGTGGCCCGCGCGGCGGCATGATTCTTTGCAAAGAAAAGTATGCAAAGGCAATTGATAAAGCGATTTTTCCAGGAACACAGGGTGGTCCTTTGATGCACGTAATCGCAGGAAAAGCTGTTTGCCTCGGAGAAGCACTAAAACCTGAATTTAAAGAGTATGGCAAGCGGATTGTAGCAAATGCCCAGGCTTTGGCACAAGGACTTTTGAACCGTGGAGTACATCTGGTTTCCGGCGGTACGGATAACCATCTGATGATGGTCGATCTGACAGGATTGGAATTGACCGGAAAAGAGCTGGAACATCGTCTTGACGAGGTTCGGATTACAGCAAATAAGAATACGGTTCCAAATGAACAGCGCAGTCCTTTTGTAACGAGTGGCTTGCGTTTGGGGACGCCGGCAGTTACAACTCGTGGATTGAAGCCGGAAGATATGGATGTAGTTGCTGAGTGCATTGCACTTGCAATTAATGATTTTGATAACAGCAAGGAAACAATTCTCGGCAAAGTGAACGCGATTTGTGAGAAATATCCGCTTTATGAAAACTGA
- the nth gene encoding endonuclease III, producing MTKKQRALAAVEALKKEYPDAQCSLTYKEPLQLLIATRLSAQCTDARVNMVTPALFKRFPTLDSFCEGSEEEIATYIHSCGLYKTKARDIFAMCQKLRSDFNGIVPDTIEVLTTLPGVGRKTANLVVGDIYHKPAIVADTHCIRICGRLGLTDGTKDPRKVENQLRAILPPDESNSFCHRLVLHGRAVCNARKPLCEKCCMNEFCKTNLQDPKGDKK from the coding sequence ATGACAAAAAAACAACGCGCACTCGCTGCCGTAGAAGCCCTAAAAAAAGAATATCCAGATGCTCAGTGTTCTTTAACTTATAAGGAACCGCTGCAGCTTTTAATTGCTACCCGCCTCTCCGCACAATGTACAGATGCGCGGGTTAATATGGTTACTCCTGCCCTTTTTAAACGATTCCCGACTCTTGATTCTTTTTGCGAAGGCTCCGAAGAAGAAATTGCAACCTATATTCACTCCTGCGGATTATATAAAACAAAAGCGCGAGATATCTTTGCAATGTGCCAAAAATTAAGATCCGATTTTAATGGAATCGTTCCCGATACAATCGAAGTTTTAACAACACTGCCTGGCGTAGGCAGAAAGACTGCCAATCTAGTCGTCGGAGACATTTACCATAAACCGGCCATTGTAGCAGATACGCATTGTATTCGAATCTGCGGTAGACTCGGACTTACAGACGGAACAAAAGATCCAAGGAAGGTTGAAAATCAACTTCGAGCAATTCTTCCTCCGGACGAAAGCAATTCTTTCTGTCATAGACTTGTTTTGCATGGACGAGCTGTCTGCAACGCACGGAAACCACTCTGTGAAAAATGCTGCATGAACGAATTCTGCAAAACAAATCTTCAGGACCCAAAAGGAGATAAAAAATGA
- a CDS encoding transketolase, which yields MNQSEKKALQITACKVRMGVIEGTFHAKSGHPGGSLSAADVFTYLYFKEMRVDPKNQKDPNRDRFVLSKGHTCPGLYAALALKGYFSWEELKSLRHIGAMLQGHPNMLDTPGIDMSSGSLGQGVSAAVGMALAGKMDKKDYRVYTLLGDGEIEEGQVWEAAMFAGHHALDNLCVIVDNNGLQIDGSISEVGGPAPIDKKFEAFGFDVQVIDGHDFDALECAFDHAKEVKGKPSCIILKTVKGKGVSFMENQVGWHGKAPNEEQYQTAMKELKEVLTGLEAE from the coding sequence ATGAATCAGTCGGAAAAAAAAGCACTGCAGATTACAGCGTGCAAAGTACGGATGGGTGTAATTGAGGGGACTTTTCATGCAAAGTCCGGTCACCCGGGCGGATCGCTTTCGGCGGCCGATGTATTTACCTACCTATATTTTAAAGAGATGCGTGTAGACCCGAAAAATCAGAAAGACCCCAATCGGGATCGGTTCGTGCTTTCCAAGGGACATACTTGCCCGGGACTCTATGCAGCTCTGGCACTGAAAGGATATTTCTCATGGGAAGAACTCAAGAGTCTGCGTCATATTGGCGCTATGTTACAGGGACATCCTAATATGCTGGATACTCCCGGGATCGATATGAGTTCCGGTTCTTTAGGACAAGGTGTTTCTGCTGCAGTTGGTATGGCACTTGCAGGAAAAATGGACAAAAAAGACTACCGTGTCTATACGCTTTTAGGAGACGGCGAAATTGAAGAGGGTCAGGTTTGGGAGGCTGCAATGTTCGCCGGTCACCATGCACTTGATAATCTCTGTGTGATTGTCGATAACAATGGTCTTCAGATTGACGGATCGATCAGTGAAGTAGGCGGTCCAGCTCCTATCGATAAAAAATTTGAAGCATTCGGATTCGATGTTCAGGTGATAGATGGTCATGATTTTGATGCCTTGGAGTGCGCTTTTGATCATGCAAAAGAGGTTAAAGGAAAGCCATCCTGCATAATCCTGAAGACAGTAAAAGGAAAGGGCGTTTCCTTTATGGAGAATCAGGTAGGCTGGCACGGAAAAGCGCCGAATGAAGAGCAGTATCAAACGGCGATGAAGGAATTAAAAGAAGTCCTAACCGGATTGGAGGCAGAATAA